The following coding sequences are from one Pelagovum sp. HNIBRBA483 window:
- a CDS encoding transglycosylase SLT domain-containing protein — protein MRRVFLTLSLCLSLATGAAAQIVAEDPALARVFAFTRDGAWDEASAAVPNGDAVLRDLVTWMQLRSGGLGFEAAQGFLARRDDWPQLRSLREEAEKVMPETLSAEEVKAWFEGHAPQTGRGVRLLAEAHLAMDDAVGAATVLRDGWLALVMEEAEETALRARFESGLSLMHAERAAAMLDRGAVSAAERLLPVLDGASAAEVALRIAVQRGGELGDAAFAAAPAALRGKASVAADRFNQLAARGDWTDAMGLLRAQTELGDAARWANWRRVIARWQMREGEDRSAYLLAATHGLEPSEGEDFADLEWLAGYIALRKLNEPAAAVAHFQRTADAVDGAISLGRAWYWTGRAHLELGNAEAAQAAFARAAEHQSAFYGQLAAERVGRPLDPALAGRASLGQWRGTALAADDRFQALQKLIAGGERAGAVAFVFHLARELEPDDLARLGAYLEEAGEPFFEILLGKTAATRGIFLPAVQFPLHPLAERSLAVAPEIGLAFARRESEFNPVVGSPAGALGLMQLMPGTAEEMAGFLDLPYSRGRLTADWAYNAELGTGYLARLYERFGDGLALVAVGYNAGPRRADEWVEARGDPRNDDVDIIDWLEHIPFRETRNYVQRVAEAVIVYRARLGNAGGDIGLEALLRRGLPPVAARPVSGLVPEATLTPVARPESGEAPSDLVPERTMRPVARPSR, from the coding sequence ATGAGACGGGTTTTCCTGACCCTTTCCTTGTGCCTGTCACTTGCAACAGGGGCGGCCGCGCAAATAGTTGCCGAAGATCCGGCGCTGGCGCGGGTTTTTGCGTTCACGCGCGATGGCGCATGGGATGAGGCGTCGGCAGCCGTCCCAAATGGTGACGCGGTGCTGCGTGATCTGGTGACATGGATGCAGCTGCGCAGCGGGGGTTTGGGCTTTGAGGCGGCGCAGGGTTTTCTGGCGCGGCGCGATGACTGGCCGCAACTGCGGTCATTGCGGGAGGAAGCCGAGAAGGTGATGCCCGAAACGCTTTCTGCCGAAGAGGTGAAGGCTTGGTTTGAGGGCCATGCACCGCAGACGGGGCGCGGCGTCCGGTTGTTAGCTGAAGCGCATCTGGCGATGGATGATGCCGTCGGTGCAGCGACGGTGCTGCGCGACGGGTGGCTCGCTCTAGTGATGGAAGAGGCGGAGGAAACGGCGCTGCGGGCGCGGTTTGAGAGTGGCCTTTCGCTAATGCATGCGGAACGCGCAGCGGCGATGTTGGATCGCGGCGCGGTATCGGCGGCGGAGCGTTTGCTGCCAGTGCTGGACGGAGCGAGCGCGGCGGAGGTGGCGCTGAGGATTGCCGTTCAGCGAGGCGGAGAACTGGGCGATGCGGCCTTTGCAGCAGCTCCGGCGGCGCTGCGCGGCAAGGCGTCCGTTGCGGCGGACCGTTTTAATCAATTGGCGGCGCGTGGCGATTGGACGGATGCGATGGGCCTGTTGCGTGCGCAAACGGAGCTGGGCGATGCGGCCCGCTGGGCCAATTGGCGGCGGGTGATCGCGCGTTGGCAGATGCGTGAGGGCGAAGATCGCTCGGCTTACCTTCTGGCTGCAACACACGGGCTTGAGCCGAGCGAGGGTGAGGATTTTGCCGATCTTGAATGGCTGGCCGGCTACATCGCGCTGCGGAAATTGAATGAACCGGCAGCGGCAGTGGCGCATTTCCAGCGGACGGCTGATGCGGTCGACGGAGCGATTTCCTTGGGGCGGGCATGGTATTGGACAGGGCGCGCGCATTTGGAACTGGGCAATGCCGAGGCAGCACAAGCCGCTTTTGCCCGCGCGGCGGAACATCAGAGCGCCTTTTACGGGCAGCTCGCAGCGGAACGGGTGGGGCGGCCATTGGACCCAGCGCTGGCGGGGCGGGCGTCATTGGGACAGTGGCGCGGAACCGCTCTGGCAGCGGATGACCGTTTCCAAGCGCTTCAAAAGCTGATTGCCGGTGGGGAACGGGCAGGTGCGGTTGCTTTCGTCTTTCACCTCGCGCGGGAGCTGGAGCCTGATGATCTGGCGCGATTGGGGGCGTATCTGGAAGAGGCAGGCGAGCCGTTTTTCGAGATTTTGCTGGGCAAGACCGCGGCAACGCGGGGGATATTCCTTCCGGCGGTGCAATTCCCCTTACATCCGTTGGCGGAGCGGAGCTTGGCTGTCGCGCCAGAGATCGGTTTGGCTTTTGCGCGGCGGGAGAGCGAGTTCAATCCGGTGGTGGGCAGTCCGGCTGGGGCGCTGGGACTGATGCAACTGATGCCCGGCACGGCAGAGGAAATGGCAGGGTTTCTGGACCTGCCTTATTCGCGCGGGCGGTTGACGGCGGATTGGGCCTATAATGCGGAACTGGGAACCGGCTATCTCGCGCGCTTGTATGAACGCTTTGGCGATGGCTTGGCGCTCGTCGCGGTGGGTTATAATGCGGGTCCACGCCGCGCGGACGAGTGGGTCGAAGCGCGGGGTGACCCACGCAATGACGATGTCGATATCATTGACTGGCTTGAGCATATCCCGTTCCGCGAAACGCGAAATTATGTGCAGCGCGTGGCGGAGGCGGTGATCGTCTATCGGGCGCGGTTGGGCAACGCGGGTGGTGACATCGGGCTGGAGGCCCTGTTGCGGCGCGGCTTGCCGCCCGTAGCCGCGCGGCCGGTTTCTGGGCTGGTGCCGGAAGCAACGCTGACGCCTGTTGCCCGCCCTGAGTCGGGTGAAGCGCCGTCGGATTTGGTGCCGGAGCGTACGATGCGCCCCGTTGCGCGGCCGAGCCGCTAG
- the dapA gene encoding 4-hydroxy-tetrahydrodipicolinate synthase, giving the protein MFRGSLPALVTPFDNGQLDLETLEKLVEWHIAEGSHGLVPVGTTGESPTLSHSEHDLVVETVVKTVAGRVPVIAGAGSNNTIETVRLVEAAKNAGADAALVVTPYYNKPTQRGLLAHFLAAAECGLPIIIYNIPGRSVVDMTPATMGELAKHPMIVGVKDATGDLARVPKQRRCCGTDFIQLSGEDATALGFNAHGGTGCISVTANVAPKLCSQFQEATLRGDYTAALELLDRLMPLHEAIFMEPGVAGAKYAMSLLGLCKDEVRSPLTPLDEGTRLSIKDAMKHAGLIN; this is encoded by the coding sequence ATGTTCCGTGGGTCCCTCCCCGCACTCGTCACCCCCTTCGACAACGGCCAGCTTGATCTCGAAACGCTGGAGAAACTTGTCGAATGGCACATCGCGGAGGGAAGTCACGGCCTCGTTCCCGTCGGCACCACGGGCGAAAGCCCCACGCTCAGCCATTCCGAGCATGACCTCGTTGTCGAAACGGTGGTCAAAACCGTCGCCGGTCGCGTTCCGGTAATTGCCGGTGCTGGGTCAAACAACACGATCGAAACCGTTCGCCTTGTTGAGGCTGCCAAGAATGCCGGCGCAGATGCCGCGCTTGTGGTGACGCCTTATTACAACAAGCCCACCCAGCGCGGGCTTCTCGCCCATTTCCTTGCAGCGGCTGAATGCGGCCTGCCGATTATCATTTACAACATCCCCGGCCGCTCGGTTGTTGATATGACGCCCGCGACGATGGGCGAATTGGCCAAACATCCGATGATCGTCGGTGTGAAAGACGCCACAGGCGACCTCGCCCGCGTGCCCAAGCAGCGCCGTTGCTGCGGCACCGATTTCATTCAGCTCTCAGGCGAGGACGCCACCGCGCTCGGCTTCAACGCCCACGGCGGCACCGGCTGCATTTCCGTCACCGCCAACGTTGCGCCAAAGCTTTGCAGCCAGTTTCAGGAAGCCACCCTCCGCGGCGACTACACCGCCGCTCTGGAACTCCTCGACCGCCTGATGCCGCTGCACGAAGCCATCTTCATGGAGCCCGGCGTTGCAGGCGCGAAATACGCGATGTCCCTGCTGGGCCTGTGTAAAGACGAAGTGCGCTCCCCCCTCACCCCGCTCGATGAAGGCACCCGCCTCTCGATCAAGGACGCGATGAAGCACGCTGGT